In one Bos mutus isolate GX-2022 chromosome 19, NWIPB_WYAK_1.1, whole genome shotgun sequence genomic region, the following are encoded:
- the ZBTB4 gene encoding LOW QUALITY PROTEIN: zinc finger and BTB domain-containing protein 4 (The sequence of the model RefSeq protein was modified relative to this genomic sequence to represent the inferred CDS: inserted 1 base in 1 codon) yields MPPPAEVTDPSHAPAVLRQLNEQRLRGLFCDVTLIAGDTKFPAHRSVLAASSPFFREALLASAPLPLPPITGGSAPNPTTTTAASSSSSSSSSSSSSSSSSSSSSPSPASPSASSPPRVLELPGVPAAAFSDVLNFIYSARLALPGGGGDGAAVAEIGALGRRLGISRLQGLGEGGDAWVPPAPVPMATSQPEEDSFGPGPRPAGEWEGDRAEAQGPDSQPALSRRPLPCPRCGKSFIHPKRLQTHEAQCRREASARGSAGLGARGSVPSGPAGVDASALPPAVGFRGGPEHVVKVVGGHVLYVCAACERSYVTLSSLKRHSNVHSWRRKYPCRYCEKVFALAEYRTKHEVWHTGERRYQCIFCWETFVTYYNLKTHQRAFHGISPSLLASEKTPNGGYKPKLNTLKLYRLLPMRAAKRPYKTYSQGAPEAPLSPSLNTAAPVAMPASSPPGPAPAPEPGPPPSVITFAHPAPSVIVHGGSSSGGAGSGPASTGGAQAASVITYTAPPRPPKKREYPPPPPEPAAAPTSPATAGSPATAAGPATAMEEAKGRNPRATRTLTYTAKPAGGIGGGAGPPAGPGRGPSQLQAPPPLCQITVRIGEEAIVKRRISETDLRPGELSGEEMEESEEEEEDEEEEEEEEEEGQGESKAGGEDQLWRPYYSYKPKRKAGAXGPASSGGSGMPRSRRPPRWRQKLERRSWEETPAADGPTGRARGERRHRCEDCAQTFASLRKLRKHQESHSGGPHSSRSGRKPSTRLTCPHCAKVCKTAAALSRHGQRHAAERPGGTPTPVIAYSKGSTGARAGEIKEEAPQEMQVSSSSGEAGGGGGSAPAEEASEPASLQDPVISGGEEPSVGAGGATYAYPPVQEFPLALIGSGRESGSGRGKGGSEGPGGAGGGDRMEAMGAAKVTFYPEPYPLVYGPQLLAAYPYNFSNLAALPVALNMVLPDEKGGGALPFLPGVFGYAVNPQAAAPTPPTPPPPTLPPPVAPKGEGERAGVERTQKGDVG; encoded by the exons ATGCCACCCCCAGCAGAGGTGACAGACCCATCCCATGCGCCCGCCGTTCTGCGCCAGCTCAATGAACAGCGGCTTCGCGGCCTCTTCTGTGACGTCACCCTCATAGCCGGAGATACCAAGTTCCCTGCTCACCGCAGCGTTCTGGCTGCTTCTAGTCCCTTCTTCAGAGAGGCACTGCTGGCTTCAGCTCCACTGCCCCTCCCACCCATCACTGGGGGCTCAGCCcccaaccccaccaccaccacagcggcctcctcctcctcctcttcctcctcttcctcttcctcctcctcctcctcctcttcctcctcctctccctctccagcctcaCCTTCAGCTTCATCCCCACCTCGGGTCCTGGAGCTGCCTGGGGTCCCAGCAGCTGCCTTCTCTGATGTCCTCAATTTCATCTACAGTGCCCGGCTGGCATTGCCTGGTGGTGGAGGGGACGGGGCAGCTGTGGCAGAGATCGGTGCTCTGGGACGGCGTCTGGGCATCTCCCGCctgcagggcctgggggaggggggtgatGCCTGGGTCCCTCCTGCTCCAGTTCCCATGGCCACCTCACAGCCTGAGGAGGACAGCTTTGGGCCTGGGCCTAGGCCagctggggagtgggagggggacAGGGCTGAGGCCCAGGGCCCTGACTCACAGCCTGCCTTGTCCCGgcggcccctcccctgcccccgatGTGGGAAAAGCTTCATCCATCCCAAGCGGCTACAGACCCATGAGGCCCAGTGCCGGAGGGAGGCCAGCGCTCGGGGGTCCGCAGGGCTGGGAGCCAGGGGTTCTGTCCCCAGTGGCCCTGCAGGAGTGGACGCCTCAGCCCTGCCCCCAGCGGTAGGCTTCCGAGGTGGTCCTGAGCACGTGGTGAAGGTGGTGGGTGGCCACGTGCTCTATGTGTGCGCGGCCTGTGAGCGTTCCTACGTGACCCTGTCCAGCCTAAAGCGGCACAGCAACGTACACTCATGGCGGAGGAAGTACCCCTGCCGCTACTGCGAGAAGGTGTTCGCACTGGCTGAGTACCGAACCAAACACGAGGTGTGGCACACCGGGGAGCGCAG GTACCAGTGCATCTTCTGCTGGGAGACCTTTGTCACTTACTATAACCTGAAGACCCACCAGCGAGCCTTCCACGGCATTAGCCCAAGCCTCCTGGCCAGCGAGAAGACGCCCAATGGAGGCTATAAGCCCAAGCTCAATACCCTCAAGCTGTACCGCCTGCTCCCCATGCGGGCGGCCAAGCGGCCCTACAAGACCTACAGCCAGGGAGCCCCCGAGGCCCCCCTCTCTCCAAGCCTCAACACAGCGGCCCCTGTGGCAATGCCAGCCAGCTCGCCACCCGGACCCGCACCTGCCCCAGAGCCTGGCCCCCCACCATCTGTCATCACTTTTGCCCACCCGGCTCCCTCAGTCATTGTGCATGGGGGCAGCAGCAGTGGTGGAGCAGGGAGTGGGCCGGCCAGCACAGGGGGGGCCCAAGCCGCCTCAGTCATCACTTACACTGCTCCCCCACGGCCCCCCAAGAAACGTGAGTACCCACCTCCTCCCCCCGAACCTGCAGCCGCACCAACCAGCCCAGCCACAGCAGGCAGCCCAGCCACAGCCGCAGGGCCCGCCACAGCCATGGAGGAGGCCAAGGGCCGGAACCCACGGGCCACGAGGACTCTGACCTACACGGCCAAGCCAGCTGGCGGGATTGGCGGGGGCGCGGGTCCCCCTGCAGGGCCTGGCCGGGGCCCCTCTCAGCTCCAGGCTCCACCGCCACTGTGTCAGATCACTGTGCGAATCGGTGAGGAGGCGATTGTCAAGCGCCGCATCTCAGAAACAGACCTGCGTCCCGGGGAGCTAAGCGGCGAGGAGATGGAGGAgagcgaggaggaggaggaggatgaggaagaggaagaggaggaggaggaggaggggcagggggagtCCAAGGCTGGCGGGGAGGACCAGCTCTGGAGGCCTTACTACTCCTACAAGCCCAAGCGCAAGGCTGGAG GTGGCCCTGCTAGCAGCGGGGGCAGCGGGATGCCCAGAAGCCGCCGGCCACCTCGCTGGAGACAGAAGCTGGAAcggaggagctgggaggagacCCCAGCAGCCGACGGCCCCACGGGGCGTGCCCGTGGCGAGAGGAGACACCGCTGTGAGGACTGTGCCCAGACATTCGCCAGCCTGAGGAAGCTGCGCAAGCACCAGGAATCCCACAGCGGGGGCCCCCACAGCTCCCGGTCTGGACGGAAGCCCTCCACCCGCCTCACCTGCCCTCACTGCGCCAAGGTGTGCAAGACGGCCGCTGCCCTGAGCCGCCATGGGCAGAGGCACGCCGCCGAGCGACCCGGGGGCACCCCCACGCCTGTCATTGCCTACTCAAAGGGCAGCACTGGTGCCAGAGCTGGGGAGATTAAGGAGGAGGCCCCCCAAGAGATGCAGGTCTCTTCCTCCAGCGGGGAGGCAGGTGGTGGAGGCGGGAGTGCTCCTGCTGAGGAAGCTTCTGAGCCTGCCTCGCTCCAGGACCCTGTCATCTCAGGAGGGGAGGAGCCCtctgtgggggcaggaggggccacCTATGCATACCCACCTGTGCAGGAATTTCCACTGGCTCTGATTGGGAGCGGCCGGGAATCAGGCAGTGGCAGGGGAAAAGGTGGGAGTGAGGGGCCAGGTGGGGCTGGCGGGGGAGACCGGATGGAGGCGATGGGGGCTGCCAAAGTCACCTTCTACCCTGAGCCCTACCCACTTGTCTATGGTCCCCAGCTCCTCGCCGCCTACCCTTACAACTTCAGCAACCTGGCCGCTCTCCCGGTCGCTCTTAACATGGTCCTACCTGATGAGAAGGGTGGGGGGGCCCTTCCCTTCCTACCAGGGGTCTTTGGCTACGCAGTCAATCCTCAAGCAGCAGCCCctacccccccaaccccaccacccCCAACTCTTCCTCCACCGGTTGCCcccaagggagaaggggagagggcaggggttGAAAGAACCCAGAAGGGAGATGTGGGGTGA